TTTCCAGTTATGGTCAATTTTTAGAAACTGGatgacttcttttgatatttctGCTATAACACGAAAACACCagccaaacaaaataaaattttctaaaatcaaatTCCAAGTGTTGGACTATCCCACAAGATTACTCTCTAATCTCAGCTAAACTCAGCTAATGCTAGTCATCGCTTAAGCACTGTTTATCAATGgctaattattcaaaaccacaCTAATTTACCCTCCACCTATGAAACTATCGGTCCCAATGAGGAGCCATCTCCCTCTCTCTCAATCACTGTCACCACGGGGGAAGGTTATATTGCAAATATgcatgatgatgatgatcatCCAGGCTGGGCCCGTCGTTGAATGCAGTCCACTTAATCGAAGACAATGTTTGCGGTGTGCAAGCAAAGAGCACCTATCACTCTATTATGTGTAGGGTAATTGGCCCGAATTTTGGCATCCAATGTTTTGTCATGATAATAAATTGCTGGACCCAAGAAGGTTCAATGGCAAAAATGGTTCTGTTACCCTACGTGCTGCGCTTGAACGCTGGATGAtggaacataaaaaatcgagtaTAATTAGGTGAATTTATGCTCGGTCATAAATGAAAACCCACATTACCAACATCTCGGACACTTGCATCGAGAGGTGAAtccgttttttttctgttaataGAGTTGTCACCTCAATTTACGAACTGTTAAAATGCCCTTGCAAAAAAATGTCCTCCCATGACACTAACCCTATTTTTATCGTAACCGAAATGCACATTGAGTTGGAAATGTGATTGAAATCCTGCGTAAAGTCTTGTGTATTCACATTCCACACACCCACCGGCAGAACCCAGCTTACTTTTGGCAATCCCAGCCGGAGTTATTTTTCATTTGCCGTAAAATTGGACATTCTTTCTTCTTCACTCTGTAGCGACTTGAACTGAGATTCGGAGACAGAGCTGTAAGCTatcaaaaggatttttttcttgGAGCATAGGCCGAAAAACTTCGTCAAATGTTTATGATTAGTATTTGTATCGATTGTGAGCTGCGCCAAATCGATTGATTGTAgtggaactataccctttttcagcatATTTCTATcttcggacaattttccacaaaGAGAACGTAAAATAAGTttgcaaataataaatataatgtattttttggacataattaaaaaattcaaaatttaaaggcattttcagtagaacaaattttatataaaatgtgaaaacttttgattcatccttcgaattcagttaataatgcaatagaaatcgttaattttatgaacaaaactAGTTTATACGAATTTAAGgcaaaattctgttttttgacaattttatctaatttttttaatttatttaaaaagcttatacactaagttaactaaatataaacattgtttttttttttttcttagaaacaATATCAGCAACcatagtgatggtacatttctaatctaatctaatcgaacacaagcgcagccagtccgaagaaagcatcctggaagaacttttggttagattacgccccaagtcctttcttgtcaatattaatgattgcattacATCCGAGTAACCCGAACATGTATTGCAAaactaaagcggccaggcctactgcgttgcattaaccgcagagacagattctgagaacggatcacatttcacagaatcaacaggggaggaaggatgcgtggacataccgtaccaaacgctccgaatgagttgtggttgggtgtgtaagtgtaaGTTTGGCaagtaattattattattttaggaGGGGGAAGAGGaaggaggggggaggggaggtGGAATTTGGATTAAGAACTTGGAGGATGGGGTGGGGTAGGAAGGATATTTCATTtgataaatagaaaaaaagcaaagcaatccactttaacgacccccgggtcttttgtgggctctgttgcaagtttctgctcatttctacaCTCAGAAAAAAGTACTAGCAAAATCCATAAGAACGTCTTATGACCTTTTGACATCAGGATTTTATTCGGATGTCATAAGATTTTCTTTTGGCTGGGAGGGGAAATTTGACAAAGCCGTCAATTAAGATTTCCATTGAGTTATCTTATGACATTCATAGATGGAATTATGTACAGAATATATGGCAATGCTTATGGAGATCATATtaacaaacattgttttttatacccattttttcttattttcatttgaataaaaacaaaaattaatttaaattgtaaacgaatatatttttttaaattatcgtaATATTACCAAAACTTCATTTCCCTTTTTGCTTCGAGGAGATGTTTTATCCGTATCTTCCAACCGAATGGATGGACCGGAGGTTGAATTTGGTTCGATCCGTGCTGCAAACGACTGGTTCACCGAGTGGAAGATAAACATCTGCGTGCATTGGCCGGTGGACGTGTTTCAGATGATGGTCGTTTGTCCACACCCGCGTAGTTGTCCGTTTGTTCCACTTGATCGCATATATCGGTCGCTTGTGCTGGCCAAGGGTGCTCGCCAGCAGGGTTAGGTGCGCCAGGTTCGTGAGTCCTATCGATCCGAAGGCCAATAGCGGTACGTTCTTGATGCTGGGCAGCTTCGTCCCGACCAGCTGGTTCGGGTTCGTCGTATTGTAATACACCTTTGTCATGACCGCGTCAATCAAACTAAAACATTGGACCAGCCGGAACTGTCCTCACCGATGTTATTCTCCGGATCTTTTTGGAGGATGCTGAGGAGGGGCCGCCGGCGGAACCAACGGCCGTTGATGTTGCCTAAAAATACCTaaacaaaatattcaacttCGAACCAAAACCCACGAAACACCCGCCATAGAACTTACCTGAGTCTTGGAGGTCGCGTtaaacacgaaaatttatttgttcGATCAGAAGCTCATAGCGGCGGCGGCAGCTTTGTAAAGAAGTTACCGGAACTAATTACGGGCGATTTGGAGTCGCGAGCGTTCAAAATTGTCTGCTCGATCCGTCCTTTCGCCAtcttgaaatgtcaaaaaatttcacactaTCATCTTGAGCGAAAACCATTAAAAATTACAGATGAATTCCATAAGAATTTCTTATGAAGTCCATAGTCGATCAACAGTGGACCAAATGCATAAGTAAAGTTTAGTTATAACCATATGAATGTATCGTGACGGTCATAAGATTGTCTATGAAAATCGCGAGAGGCTAGTGGATACTCAAATCAGGCAGCACATAAGATGTAGACTTATGAAAATCTTACATTCTTTTTCCTCAGTGTAGGCGTGATAAATAGAATATAATATGAAttatctagcaaaaaaaaacgtatggaaagatctcaccaaggGTCTGCAAAGCATTCGACAAACCGAATATACATCGAATATGATGCTATTGCTCCACTAGAGATGCTGCATCGTAGATCACTAGAACACCATCGAATCCAGGCATCCACGGGTTGTGACGACTTCTGGCCTTGCCGGAACGGCTGGAACTAAACGGAAATCCTTTCCGTTACGccacaccaaaaaaaatcacgcaGAGCTTCACTTTTGTCTTCACCATGTAGGTCCACTTACAGCACAAAACAAATCCATGAAAAAAACATCAGAAACTTTCTTGGAATTTGCCAATGAAAAATAACT
This is a stretch of genomic DNA from Culex pipiens pallens isolate TS chromosome 1, TS_CPP_V2, whole genome shotgun sequence. It encodes these proteins:
- the LOC120424158 gene encoding uncharacterized protein LOC120424158, producing the protein MTKVYYNTTNPNQLVGTKLPSIKNVPLLAFGSIGLTNLAHLTLLASTLGQHKRPIYAIKWNKRTTTRVWTNDHHLKHVHRPMHADVYLPLGEPVVCSTDRTKFNLRSIHSVGRYG